The following are from one region of the Phyllostomus discolor isolate MPI-MPIP mPhyDis1 chromosome 9, mPhyDis1.pri.v3, whole genome shotgun sequence genome:
- the TBC1D20 gene encoding TBC1 domain family member 20, translated as MTSQSPQGDSPTSSLPDRGAETAAFNGKRKKKVAEIYQALNSDPTDVAALRRMAISEGGLLTDEIRREVWPKLLNVSTSDPPPISRKSLRESKDYQQVLLDVRRSLRRFPPGMPEEQREGLQEELIDIILFILESNPQLHYYQGYHDIVVTFLLVVGERLATSLVEKLSTHHLRDFMDRTMDNTKHILNYLMPIIDRVNPELHDFMQSAEVGTIFALSWLITWFGHVLSDFRHVVRLYDFFLACHPLMPIYFAAVIVLYREQEVLDCDCDMASVHHLLSQIPQDLPYETLISRAGDLFVQFPPSELAREAAAQQQAERTAASTFKDFELASAQQRPDMVLRQRFRGLLQTEERTKDVLTKPRTNRFVKLAVMGLTVALGAAALAMVKSALEWAPKFQLQLFP; from the exons ATGACTTCCCAGAGTCCGCAGGGCGACAGCCCCACCTCCAGTCTCCCGGACAGAGGCGCGGAGACGGCAG CCTttaatgggaaaaggaaaaagaaagtggcAGAGATATACCAGGCTCTGAACAGCGATCCCACTGACGTGGCTGCCCTCAGACGCATGGCCATCAGCGAAGGGGGGCTCCTGACTGACGAGATCAGGCGGGAAGTGTGGCCCAAGCTCCTCAACGTCAGCACCAGCGACCCACCTCCTATATCCA GGAAAAGCCTACGAGAGAGCAAGGACTACCAGCAAGTGCTTCTGGACGTCCGGCGGTCGTTGCGGCGCTTTCCTCCTG gcatgCCGGAAGAACAGAGAGAAGGGCTCCAGGAAGAACTGATCGACATCATCCTCTTCATCTTGGAGAGCAACCCTCAGCTGCATTACTACCAGGGCTACCATGACATCGTGGTCACGTTTCTGCTGGTTGTAGGAGAGAGGCTGGCAACGTCGCTGGTAGAAAAATTATCTACTCACCACCTCAG GGACTTCATGGACCGGACAATGGACAACACCAAACACATACTAAACTATCTGATGCCCATCATCGACCGGGTGAACCCCGAACTCCACGACTTCATGCAGAG TGCCGAGGTGGGGACCATCTTTGCCCTCAGCTGGCTCATCACCTGGTTTGGGCACGTGCTGTCTGACTTCCGGCACGTCGTGCGGTTATACGACTTCTTCCTGGCCTGCCACCCCCTGATGCCCATTTACTTCGCCGCGGTG ATCGTGTTGTATCGAGAGCAGGAAGTCCTGGACTGTGACTGTGACATGGCCTCCGTCCACCACCTGTTGTCCCAGATCCCTCAGGACCTGCCCTATGAGACACTGATCAGCAGAGCCGGAGACCTCTTTGTTCAGTTTCCCCCGTCTGAACTCGCGCGGGAAGCAGCGGCCCAGCAGCAGGCGGAGAG aaCGGCAGCCTCTACCTTCAAAGACTTTGAGCTGGCGTCAGCCCAGCAGAGGCCTGACATGGTGCTGCGGCAGCGCTTTCGGGGACTTCTGCAGACCGAGGAGAGAACGAAGGACGTCCTGACCAAACCAAGGACCAACCGCTTTGTGAAGCTGGCGGTGATGGGGCTGACGGTGGCGCTCGGCGCGGCCGCGCTGGCCATGGTGAAGAGCGCCCTGGAGTGGGCCCCGAAGTTCCAGCTGCAGCTGTTCCCCTAG
- the LOC118496810 gene encoding small nuclear ribonucleoprotein E-like yields MVYCGQGPKVRKAMVQPINLIFRSLQNRSRIQEWLSEQVNVWIEGCVIGFDECMNLILDDAEEIHSKTESRKQPGQNVLKGGNSTLLQSVSPGSD; encoded by the coding sequence ATGGTGTACTGTGGCCAGGGCCCAAAAGTGCGGAAGGCGATGGTGCAGCCCATTAACCTCATCTTCAGGTCCCTACAAAACAGATCTCGGATTCAGGAGTGGCTTTCTGAGCAAGTGAATGTGTGGATAGAGGGCTGTGTCATTGGTTTTGATGAGTGCATGAACCTCATATTAGATGATGCAGAAGAGATTCACTCTAAAACAGAGTCAAGAAAACAACCAGGTCAGAACGTGCTGAAAGGAGGTAATAGTACTCTGCTCCAAAGTGTCTCCCCTGGAAGTGACTAG